One genomic region from Shewanella aestuarii encodes:
- the pyrD gene encoding quinone-dependent dihydroorotate dehydrogenase has product MFYKLAQKVMFQMDPELAHNVAIGSLKMTGNTPLNCFYRQQIAHTPVECMGITFPNPVGLAAGLDKDGESIDAFHAMGFGHVEVGTVTPRPQPGNDQPRLFRLKPAQGIINRMGFNNKGVDNLVRNLMAKKSDILVGVNIGKNKDTPVEQGKDDYLICMDKVYQHSAYIAVNISSPNTPGLRTLQYGELLDDLLSSIKAKQTELAAKYQKYVPVALKIAPDLTDEEIQSIADSLINNKFDAVIATNTTLNRDAVAGLLHAEETGGLSGKPLTELSTKVIKKLADCLQGQIPIIGVGGINSAADASAKFAAGASLVQIYSGFIYQGPQLVSEIVSAYRAK; this is encoded by the coding sequence ATGTTTTACAAACTCGCACAAAAAGTAATGTTTCAGATGGACCCTGAATTAGCCCATAACGTGGCAATAGGCAGTCTGAAAATGACTGGCAATACGCCGTTAAATTGCTTTTATCGTCAACAAATCGCCCACACTCCGGTTGAATGTATGGGGATAACTTTCCCTAATCCAGTGGGGTTAGCTGCGGGTTTAGATAAAGATGGTGAATCAATTGATGCATTTCATGCGATGGGATTTGGTCATGTTGAAGTCGGTACGGTTACACCAAGACCTCAACCGGGTAACGACCAACCACGTTTGTTCCGCCTCAAGCCTGCTCAAGGCATTATCAACCGCATGGGTTTTAATAATAAAGGTGTAGATAACCTGGTTCGTAATTTAATGGCCAAAAAATCTGATATTTTGGTTGGCGTGAATATAGGTAAAAATAAAGATACGCCAGTAGAGCAGGGTAAAGACGATTACCTCATCTGTATGGATAAAGTTTATCAACACAGTGCCTATATAGCGGTCAATATTTCATCTCCAAATACACCGGGTTTACGTACTTTACAGTACGGTGAACTATTAGATGATTTGTTAAGTTCTATAAAAGCTAAGCAAACTGAATTAGCTGCAAAATATCAAAAGTATGTGCCTGTAGCGTTAAAAATTGCGCCAGATTTAACCGATGAAGAAATTCAGTCTATTGCTGACTCACTTATTAACAACAAATTTGATGCAGTCATTGCGACAAATACCACTTTAAATCGTGATGCCGTTGCGGGTTTATTACATGCTGAAGAGACAGGTGGTTTAAGTGGTAAGCCATTAACTGAGCTTTCGACTAAAGTGATCAAAAAACTAGCAGATTGTTTGCAAGGTCAGATCCCGATCATAGGTGTGGGTGGGATTAACTCTGCTGCAGATGCCAGTGCTAAATTTGCTGCAGGAGCAAGCTTAGTACAGATATATTCAGGCTTTATTTACCAAGGCCCGCAATTAGTGTCAGAGATCGTTTCAGCTTATCGCGCAAAATAG
- a CDS encoding cell division protein ZapC, whose product MLLMPNKDWHWEFNTRYQQLSISLSSEMEFLTPYKTKQLIPDAKGGCEFSVEHAKFYIHLAEILPKVLHISDAGIVQTALNATAAHFLLNPQMPKSWYFDSSDECVFCEVGKLFQLNCNGTGVLVLVVENSLQAATVMLLSKACRLSDTKSLAQFEIIKVMHNRLFPLRKAKQVVAA is encoded by the coding sequence ATGTTATTAATGCCAAATAAGGACTGGCATTGGGAATTTAACACAAGATATCAGCAGTTAAGTATATCGTTGAGTTCCGAGATGGAGTTCTTAACCCCATATAAAACAAAGCAATTAATCCCTGATGCAAAAGGGGGTTGTGAGTTTAGTGTCGAACACGCTAAGTTCTATATTCACTTGGCTGAAATTCTTCCTAAAGTGCTTCATATTTCTGATGCTGGTATTGTGCAAACTGCCCTTAATGCAACCGCTGCTCACTTTTTATTAAACCCCCAAATGCCAAAATCATGGTATTTTGATAGCAGTGATGAATGTGTATTTTGTGAGGTTGGTAAACTATTCCAATTAAACTGTAATGGAACAGGTGTATTGGTTTTAGTGGTGGAAAACAGTTTACAGGCTGCGACAGTGATGTTGTTATCTAAAGCTTGTCGTTTATCTGATACAAAGTCTTTAGCGCAATTTGAGATCATAAAAGTGATGCATAATCGCTTGTTTCCTCTTCGTAAAGCCAAGCAGGTTGTTGCAGCGTAA
- a CDS encoding SDR family oxidoreductase, with protein sequence MLRKNILITGASSGLGRGMAVEFAKNNHNLALCARRLEQLEQLKTELLALNPDINVYIHSLDVNQHDDVFAVFQQCKQQMSCLDRIIVNAGIGKGASIGTGFYKANLQTAQTNFIAAIVQCEAAMEIFRAQNAGHLVTISSISAMRGFRRALTVYAATKAAVSSLTEGIRIDVMHTPIKVTCIHPGFIRTEINEKVKNVPFIVSLEKGCKSIVKAINKEKGNAYVPSYPWAVLHWILRIAPLNMLRKMS encoded by the coding sequence ATGTTAAGGAAAAATATTCTCATCACTGGTGCCAGCTCAGGGCTAGGTCGTGGGATGGCCGTGGAGTTTGCTAAAAATAATCATAATTTAGCGTTATGTGCTAGAAGGCTTGAACAGTTAGAACAACTAAAAACAGAATTATTAGCCCTTAATCCTGATATTAATGTGTATATTCATTCATTAGATGTGAATCAACATGATGATGTTTTTGCCGTTTTCCAACAATGTAAACAGCAAATGAGCTGTCTTGACCGCATTATAGTTAATGCAGGTATTGGCAAAGGTGCCTCAATCGGAACTGGCTTTTATAAAGCAAATTTGCAAACAGCCCAAACAAATTTTATTGCCGCGATTGTGCAATGTGAAGCCGCAATGGAAATCTTCAGAGCACAAAATGCAGGCCATTTGGTTACTATCTCCTCAATAAGCGCCATGAGGGGTTTTAGACGGGCGTTGACTGTTTATGCGGCAACAAAGGCTGCAGTATCATCTTTAACAGAAGGGATCCGCATTGATGTTATGCATACGCCAATCAAAGTGACCTGTATACACCCAGGTTTTATTCGAACTGAAATTAATGAAAAAGTTAAAAATGTTCCCTTTATTGTTAGCCTTGAAAAAGGCTGTAAATCGATAGTAAAAGCGATTAATAAAGAGAAAGGCAACGCTTATGTGCCCAGCTATCCTTGGGCAGTTTTACATTGGATATTACGTATAGCACCGTTAAATATGCTGCGCAAAATGAGTTAA
- a CDS encoding histidine phosphatase family protein, whose product MANVILVRHGQASFATDNYDRLSSIGELQAKQLGKHLAKCQYLPAKAISGNMHRHITTQEHSLAPLSLTQCQFVIDPAWNEFDHENVLRVFDKRFNTPESTKAFLSSQLHPQKAFITAMTKAMEQWQQQPENNQYSESWQQFNARINEGLARLATGLNSHDNVIVFTSGGVISALVLSILGLPASAMMSINRQLTNASMTKLYVKQHQNYLVSLNEHAYLLANSCNKAPNDQLVTLI is encoded by the coding sequence ATGGCTAATGTTATTTTAGTCCGTCATGGTCAAGCCAGTTTCGCAACAGATAATTATGACAGATTATCAAGCATAGGCGAATTACAAGCTAAACAACTTGGTAAGCATTTAGCCAAGTGTCAGTATTTACCCGCTAAGGCGATTAGCGGTAATATGCATCGTCATATCACCACTCAAGAACATAGCTTAGCGCCATTATCCTTAACCCAATGCCAATTTGTCATTGATCCTGCCTGGAATGAATTTGATCATGAAAATGTATTGAGGGTATTTGATAAACGGTTTAACACTCCCGAATCCACAAAAGCATTTTTAAGTAGTCAATTGCATCCTCAAAAAGCCTTTATAACAGCTATGACCAAGGCGATGGAACAATGGCAACAACAACCTGAAAATAATCAATATAGCGAAAGTTGGCAGCAATTTAATGCTCGCATTAATGAGGGTTTAGCAAGATTAGCCACTGGCTTAAATAGTCATGATAATGTGATAGTTTTCACCTCAGGAGGCGTAATTAGTGCGTTAGTGTTGTCTATTTTGGGATTACCTGCGAGTGCAATGATGAGTATTAATCGTCAATTAACAAACGCTTCAATGACAAAACTCTATGTAAAACAACATCAAAACTACTTGGTAAGTTTGAATGAACATGCATACTTATTGGCTAACTCATGTAACAAAGCGCCAAATGATCAACTTGTTACGTTAATTTAA
- a CDS encoding methyl-accepting chemotaxis protein, whose product MKAIYLWSRKTTISNRLLSMLVLSVLATLLMLLFALTRIDSVLINEKQAKLDALVDSAVSVVDYFYQQSVSGTLTEQQAKQGAINALDNLRYTGQEYFFSIDATGVMVQHAFAKKLVNTNVLAMKDPNGVKLFELMLERTKHQDKAGVNYMWNKPNEDSPSPKMSVVKRFKPWGWIVGTGIYIDDVTSQKIDFVIRYLLILVLVWGPVILLLLMIIQSIAIPMRSTIAAFENVAKGEGDLTLRLSEDGKDELKQIAANFNIFITKIQELIATVSESIEQSANVATDMSVIAVKANDTSNNIQSETSNVATAIHEMSMTASEVASNAQIAAQSTHNADSEADNTLVVVNNAMEKIQALSKELALTQDVGNGLQVSSSKIGQILEVIVSIADQTNLLALNAAIEAARAGEAGRGFAVVADEVRTLASRTQDSTREINSIIDAIRNAIDSVNSSVERATHQSTETVSETGQVVDALNAIKSSIGEISQMNIQIASATEEQSAVINELNMNITRINDMSAENHVHNQQINDSSLQIEQGSHKLAQLVSHFKI is encoded by the coding sequence ATGAAAGCAATTTATCTTTGGTCAAGAAAAACCACTATTTCGAATCGTTTATTAAGTATGTTAGTGCTTTCAGTGTTAGCAACATTACTAATGTTGTTATTTGCATTAACTCGGATTGACTCCGTACTTATTAATGAAAAACAAGCAAAACTAGATGCTTTAGTTGATTCGGCAGTAAGTGTTGTCGATTATTTCTATCAGCAAAGCGTAAGTGGGACACTCACTGAACAACAAGCTAAACAAGGTGCAATTAACGCATTGGACAACTTGCGATATACAGGTCAAGAATACTTTTTTAGTATTGATGCTACAGGTGTAATGGTGCAGCACGCTTTTGCTAAGAAGCTAGTTAATACCAATGTGTTAGCGATGAAAGATCCCAACGGAGTCAAGTTATTCGAATTGATGTTAGAGCGGACAAAACATCAAGACAAGGCCGGTGTTAATTACATGTGGAATAAGCCTAATGAAGACAGCCCTAGCCCAAAAATGTCAGTGGTGAAACGATTTAAGCCTTGGGGATGGATAGTGGGGACGGGGATTTACATTGACGATGTGACATCTCAAAAGATTGACTTTGTCATTCGCTATTTATTGATCCTTGTTCTAGTGTGGGGGCCGGTTATTTTACTACTATTGATGATAATACAAAGTATTGCCATTCCTATGCGAAGCACGATTGCTGCTTTTGAAAATGTGGCTAAAGGAGAAGGCGATTTAACCCTACGTTTATCTGAAGATGGTAAGGATGAGCTAAAACAAATCGCAGCGAATTTTAATATTTTTATCACTAAAATTCAGGAATTGATCGCGACAGTGAGTGAGTCAATTGAACAAAGCGCTAACGTAGCAACGGATATGTCAGTCATTGCAGTTAAAGCGAATGACACATCTAATAATATTCAAAGTGAAACGTCGAATGTTGCCACCGCGATACATGAAATGTCGATGACCGCATCTGAGGTCGCCTCTAATGCGCAAATTGCAGCGCAGAGTACCCATAATGCAGATTCAGAAGCAGACAATACGTTAGTGGTTGTTAATAATGCAATGGAGAAAATTCAGGCGTTATCCAAAGAGTTGGCGTTAACACAAGACGTTGGCAACGGGCTGCAAGTGAGTTCAAGTAAAATTGGCCAAATACTTGAGGTGATAGTGAGCATTGCTGATCAAACTAATTTACTCGCATTAAATGCTGCGATAGAAGCCGCGCGAGCAGGCGAAGCTGGTAGAGGTTTTGCGGTTGTTGCAGATGAAGTGCGAACCTTAGCGAGCAGAACGCAAGATTCAACTCGTGAAATTAATAGTATTATTGATGCAATTCGTAATGCTATCGATAGCGTTAATTCTTCAGTTGAGCGTGCTACACATCAATCAACCGAAACTGTGTCTGAGACGGGTCAAGTGGTTGATGCGCTTAATGCTATAAAATCATCTATTGGTGAGATATCTCAAATGAATATTCAAATCGCTAGCGCAACTGAAGAACAAAGTGCGGTAATTAATGAGTTAAATATGAATATTACCCGTATAAATGATATGTCAGCTGAAAACCATGTTCATAATCAACAAATTAATGATAGCAGCTTGCAAATTGAGCAAGGTTCACACAAACTTGCGCAGCTGGTGTCGCATTTCAAAATTTAA
- a CDS encoding LysR family transcriptional regulator, whose amino-acid sequence MNENSAIELQLIHLFVHLVSVGGFSQAATKLNMPVATVSRKIAKLEAALNTQLIMRSTRKLRLTEEGAELFERYSKLIYQFDELQHRESRPTGTLRIATPISITSMILIEAFNEFSKLYPEINLHISQNNQTIDLIDEGVDVAIVGGAQPDSSWVSKSLGVLNYGLFASKNYLASAAEINHPQTLNQHNLIKVWPLFNWNLTKGTEQYYYDGEAKITLADLYAAVRLAVNDGGILYGPELFVKQQLAQGQLVKVLPQWRGENRRICLLYHQRKQQPQKVKLFIDFMLSKSETLFDLH is encoded by the coding sequence ATGAACGAAAATAGTGCCATCGAATTACAACTCATTCATCTTTTTGTCCATTTAGTTAGTGTCGGTGGTTTTTCACAGGCCGCCACTAAGCTTAATATGCCTGTTGCAACAGTCAGTCGAAAAATTGCCAAGTTAGAAGCAGCGTTAAATACCCAGTTGATTATGAGAAGTACCCGAAAGTTACGATTAACAGAAGAGGGGGCTGAGCTGTTTGAGCGTTATAGCAAGTTAATCTATCAGTTTGATGAATTACAGCACAGAGAAAGCCGCCCTACGGGCACATTAAGAATTGCTACGCCTATCTCTATCACTTCGATGATTTTGATTGAAGCCTTTAATGAGTTTTCAAAATTGTATCCAGAGATCAATTTACACATTAGTCAAAATAATCAAACAATTGACTTAATTGATGAAGGAGTTGATGTTGCGATTGTTGGCGGGGCGCAACCTGATTCATCTTGGGTTTCTAAGTCGCTAGGTGTACTCAACTATGGTTTATTTGCTTCGAAAAATTATCTCGCCAGCGCCGCAGAAATAAATCATCCACAAACATTAAACCAACACAATTTAATTAAGGTATGGCCTTTATTTAATTGGAATTTAACTAAAGGTACTGAGCAGTATTATTATGATGGTGAGGCTAAAATTACTTTAGCAGATTTGTATGCTGCGGTGAGATTAGCGGTCAATGATGGCGGTATCCTGTATGGTCCAGAGCTATTCGTCAAACAACAATTAGCACAAGGGCAACTAGTGAAGGTACTTCCGCAGTGGCGTGGAGAAAATCGACGAATTTGTTTGTTGTATCATCAACGTAAACAACAGCCGCAAAAAGTGAAGTTATTTATCGACTTTATGTTATCTAAATCTGAGACACTTTTTGATTTACATTAA
- a CDS encoding LutC/YkgG family protein yields MSSKQAILQALSQTSLSPVKDTTQASMPNLAPFADVNMTQSEIEAKFKASLQTVAGEAVLAPDGNTLGLLQTDVNTLISQGNQVLSLVAGIEGNQILPDSPHELKSIDYAILPAQFGVAENGAVWIDSQQLASLTSDEQQYVHRVLPFICENLIIALNSQNVVANMHQAAKLIDFSNNSFGTFIAGPSKTADIEQALVVGAHGACSLKVYML; encoded by the coding sequence ATGTCCAGTAAACAAGCTATTTTACAGGCGTTAAGCCAAACCTCTCTATCGCCGGTTAAGGATACAACACAAGCATCGATGCCAAACCTTGCCCCTTTTGCTGATGTCAACATGACTCAGTCAGAGATAGAAGCCAAATTTAAAGCAAGCTTACAAACTGTTGCAGGTGAAGCGGTTTTAGCACCCGATGGCAATACCCTTGGCTTATTACAAACCGATGTGAATACCTTAATCAGTCAAGGTAATCAGGTACTATCATTAGTTGCAGGCATAGAAGGAAATCAAATTCTTCCTGATAGCCCACATGAGCTGAAATCAATAGACTATGCCATTTTACCGGCGCAATTTGGTGTCGCTGAAAATGGGGCTGTGTGGATTGATAGCCAGCAATTAGCCAGCCTGACGAGTGATGAACAACAATATGTTCATCGTGTGTTACCTTTTATCTGTGAAAACTTGATCATTGCATTAAATAGTCAAAATGTTGTGGCGAACATGCACCAAGCCGCTAAATTAATCGATTTTAGCAACAATAGCTTTGGTACCTTTATCGCTGGGCCAAGCAAAACAGCAGATATTGAACAAGCATTAGTGGTAGGTGCACACGGCGCATGCAGTTTGAAAGTGTATATGTTGTAA
- a CDS encoding lactate utilization protein B has product MTQSKNHADKATIFCRDENRVDWHNKALWTLREKRDRAAASVPEWEDLRQLGSELKLHTLANLSHYLVEFEKNCQANGIHVHWAKDAAEHNQIALSILAKHQVKKLVKSKSMLTEECHLNPYLEKHGIEVIDTDLGERIIQLNNQPPSHIVVPAIHMKKEEVGDLFHEKLHTPKGESDPTRLTRAARAHLREQFLSADAAMTGVNMAIADIGAVVVCTNEGNADMGANLPKLQLHSMGIDKVIPSADSAMVLMRMLARNATGQPSTTYSSFYKGAKPGGEMHVIIVDNGRSDIMQDKILAESLKCIRCGGCLNTCPVYRRSGGYSYNYTIPGPIGIAVGAKHDETNSIPWACTLCGSCSYVCPTKVPLDKIIAHHRRLKAQQRTLPFGKSSYMPLVGKLMSSPTAFNCAMGSARIALRVLPHSLIKPFSGAWGKYRELPVAPKSSFDTWYKQNKANKSEAK; this is encoded by the coding sequence ATGACACAATCTAAAAACCATGCCGATAAGGCAACCATATTTTGTCGTGATGAAAATCGTGTAGATTGGCACAATAAAGCATTATGGACATTACGAGAAAAGCGCGACCGTGCAGCGGCAAGTGTGCCCGAGTGGGAAGATCTAAGACAATTAGGTTCTGAACTTAAACTGCACACCTTAGCTAATTTAAGCCATTATTTAGTTGAATTTGAGAAAAACTGCCAAGCTAATGGGATCCATGTACATTGGGCCAAAGATGCGGCTGAGCACAATCAAATTGCGTTATCGATTTTAGCCAAGCACCAAGTCAAAAAACTGGTTAAATCAAAATCAATGCTGACTGAAGAATGTCATCTAAACCCCTATTTAGAAAAACATGGCATTGAGGTAATCGACACTGATTTGGGCGAGCGTATTATTCAATTAAACAATCAACCGCCCTCACACATTGTGGTACCAGCCATCCACATGAAAAAAGAAGAAGTGGGTGATCTTTTTCACGAGAAGCTGCATACGCCCAAAGGTGAATCAGATCCGACACGCTTAACCCGTGCAGCCCGTGCGCATTTAAGAGAACAGTTTTTATCCGCTGACGCAGCAATGACAGGCGTTAACATGGCTATTGCTGACATTGGCGCAGTTGTGGTGTGTACCAATGAAGGTAACGCAGACATGGGGGCAAATTTGCCTAAGCTGCAATTGCACTCCATGGGAATAGATAAAGTTATTCCATCAGCAGATAGCGCCATGGTGCTCATGCGAATGCTTGCTAGAAACGCAACAGGTCAGCCAAGTACCACTTATTCTTCTTTCTATAAAGGCGCGAAACCGGGCGGTGAAATGCACGTTATCATCGTTGATAACGGTCGTAGTGACATCATGCAAGATAAAATTCTTGCTGAATCATTAAAATGTATCCGTTGTGGTGGCTGCTTAAATACTTGCCCTGTTTATCGTCGCTCAGGTGGTTACAGTTACAACTACACCATTCCTGGCCCGATTGGTATTGCTGTAGGTGCCAAGCATGATGAAACTAACTCTATTCCTTGGGCGTGTACCCTTTGTGGTAGTTGTAGTTATGTCTGCCCTACAAAAGTACCATTAGATAAAATTATTGCCCATCATCGCAGACTAAAAGCGCAGCAAAGAACACTGCCATTTGGCAAAAGCAGTTATATGCCTTTGGTGGGCAAGTTAATGAGCAGCCCAACCGCATTTAATTGTGCAATGGGTAGTGCCCGAATAGCATTAAGAGTGTTACCACACAGTCTTATCAAGCCATTTTCAGGTGCATGGGGTAAGTACAGAGAGTTACCTGTAGCACCAAAATCAAGCTTTGATACATGGTACAAGCAAAACAAAGCGAATAAATCGGAGGCGAAATAA
- a CDS encoding (Fe-S)-binding protein: MKIALFIPCLVNQMMPDVAIATLSLLEKLGHEVIFPEGQTCCGQPMTNSGCFDEAKNTTLKLLNAFKGVECEAIVCPAASCLVAAKENFHEFDDSPEAKEVIDKLYELTEFLHDISPIPRFKYPFNHTVSLQMSCHGLRMLSLATPSESMGQQFNKVEAVLQGIEGINIVYPDRRDECCGFGGTFAVDEGAVSAKMGKDKAQAHAATNAQYVVGFDPSCLLHLDGMIRRQLLLIQTRHIAQIIDAAL; encoded by the coding sequence ATGAAAATCGCGTTATTTATTCCCTGCCTAGTCAACCAAATGATGCCCGATGTGGCCATTGCCACTTTGTCACTGCTTGAAAAGCTAGGGCATGAGGTCATCTTCCCTGAGGGTCAAACCTGCTGTGGTCAACCTATGACAAACTCAGGTTGTTTTGATGAAGCAAAAAATACCACTCTGAAATTATTAAACGCATTTAAAGGCGTTGAGTGCGAAGCAATCGTCTGCCCTGCAGCCTCTTGTCTTGTGGCGGCAAAAGAAAATTTTCATGAGTTTGACGACAGCCCAGAAGCCAAAGAAGTTATCGATAAACTTTATGAGCTAACAGAGTTTTTACATGATATTTCGCCAATCCCTCGTTTTAAATATCCATTTAACCATACGGTTAGTTTGCAAATGAGTTGTCATGGCTTACGCATGTTAAGTCTAGCAACCCCAAGTGAATCAATGGGACAACAGTTCAATAAAGTTGAAGCTGTTCTACAAGGTATTGAGGGCATAAACATTGTCTACCCAGATCGCCGCGATGAATGCTGTGGTTTTGGTGGTACGTTCGCCGTTGATGAAGGCGCAGTGTCTGCAAAAATGGGCAAAGACAAAGCTCAAGCCCATGCAGCGACGAATGCCCAGTATGTAGTTGGCTTCGACCCATCCTGTTTACTTCACCTTGATGGCATGATCCGCCGCCAATTGCTGCTGATCCAAACACGCCACATTGCGCAAATTATTGATGCCGCTTTATAA
- a CDS encoding GntR family transcriptional regulator — protein MYLTNELPITAADKTFILLRNDIVEGRVVAGSKLSETELSTKYAVSRAVIREAINRLEACHIVERKANVGARVVALSPEGLSQLYQVRESLEGMAARLAAVNMTEDEINDLQGLLQNHFDEIKDGQSYYQEAGDVDFHYRVILGSKNKHLISILFDGIYHLVRMYRVQLGMAGPRVSTAFDEHKNIVNAIANRDPELAEMLMRRHITYSKNNIENKLS, from the coding sequence ATGTATTTAACAAATGAACTGCCAATAACCGCTGCTGATAAAACCTTTATTTTACTTCGAAATGATATCGTTGAAGGCAGAGTGGTTGCGGGATCTAAGTTAAGTGAAACAGAGTTGTCGACAAAGTATGCGGTGAGCCGAGCGGTGATCCGTGAGGCAATTAATCGTTTAGAGGCTTGTCATATCGTTGAACGAAAAGCCAATGTGGGTGCCAGAGTTGTGGCATTAAGCCCTGAGGGATTATCTCAACTTTATCAAGTACGTGAATCGTTAGAAGGTATGGCCGCAAGGCTTGCTGCGGTGAATATGACCGAAGATGAAATTAACGATTTACAGGGATTACTTCAAAATCATTTTGATGAAATTAAAGATGGCCAATCATATTATCAAGAAGCTGGCGATGTGGACTTTCACTATCGAGTTATTTTAGGCAGTAAAAATAAGCATTTAATCTCCATTCTATTTGATGGAATTTATCACTTAGTTCGCATGTATCGGGTGCAACTTGGCATGGCTGGCCCACGAGTGAGCACCGCATTTGATGAACATAAAAATATCGTTAACGCTATCGCTAATCGTGATCCAGAATTAGCCGAAATGCTAATGCGTCGTCACATCACCTATTCAAAAAATAATATTGAAAACAAACTGAGTTAG
- the prpB gene encoding methylisocitrate lyase, producing MSAGKKFRQALAANKPLQIVGTINAYSAMMAKQIGHQAIYLSGGGVANASYGLPDLGMTSLNDVIADVQRITSACDLPLLVDIDTGWGGAFNIAKTIRDMEKAGAAAVHMEDQVAQKRCGHRPNKEIVSVDEMVDRIKAAVDARTDPDFFIMARTDAFAQEGLEAAIERAKAYVAAGADGIFAEAVKTEEHYRAFADALDVPILANITEFGQTELWNKKQLGEWGAAMVLYPLSAFRAMNKAAEMVYTSILEQGDQKAVVDMMQTRMELYDYLGYHDYEQKLDSLFAEGKNK from the coding sequence ATGAGCGCAGGTAAAAAGTTTCGTCAGGCATTGGCGGCAAATAAACCACTTCAAATTGTCGGCACTATTAATGCTTACAGCGCGATGATGGCAAAACAGATTGGTCATCAAGCCATATACCTATCTGGTGGCGGTGTGGCGAATGCATCATATGGTTTACCTGATTTAGGCATGACGTCATTGAATGATGTGATTGCCGATGTGCAGCGCATCACGTCTGCTTGTGACTTACCTTTATTAGTGGATATTGATACGGGTTGGGGCGGCGCATTCAATATTGCCAAAACCATTCGCGATATGGAAAAAGCCGGCGCAGCGGCAGTTCACATGGAAGACCAAGTGGCACAAAAGCGCTGTGGTCATCGTCCTAATAAAGAAATTGTTTCGGTAGATGAGATGGTTGATCGCATTAAAGCGGCGGTCGATGCACGCACAGACCCTGACTTTTTCATTATGGCTCGCACCGATGCCTTTGCACAGGAAGGCTTAGAAGCCGCCATTGAACGTGCTAAAGCTTATGTTGCTGCAGGCGCTGACGGTATTTTTGCCGAAGCTGTAAAAACTGAAGAGCATTACCGTGCATTTGCTGATGCGTTAGATGTGCCCATTTTGGCGAATATCACCGAATTTGGCCAAACCGAACTTTGGAATAAAAAGCAATTAGGCGAGTGGGGTGCAGCTATGGTGTTGTATCCATTAAGCGCTTTTCGTGCAATGAACAAAGCGGCTGAAATGGTGTATACCTCAATTTTAGAACAAGGCGATCAAAAGGCGGTTGTCGATATGATGCAAACCCGCATGGAATTATACGATTACTTGGGATATCACGATTACGAGCAAAAATTAGATAGCCTGTTTGCTGAAGGCAAAAATAAGTAA